The DNA window cttatcgtcaccgactgATCGCCTAGTTTGCAAGGGAAAAATGcataacactttgggagatttacttcaccatagactgCTCCTTAATGGACATCAGAAAGTATCGGTTGATGTTGCATTAGATGTGAATGTGTTGCTACTGATACCTGACATTGTTTCAGAGACAACATtgttgcgagatgcaataggatcatttgttgcatgacCAGCGGACCTCATTTTCATAGATGATGAGGTATGTTAAAAACAATTGTGAATCTTTTAGTATTCAAATTTCAATTCTGAACTATTACGTACATTTTTATTACTTGTTAATTTTagactcctacaaaacccgcatcTAAGGATAAAGGGATTTTGCAGCACAACTAGTTTGTTGCATCACAAAAATAGGTATATTTAAAGTgttaactagtcagagacccgtgctgtcgcccggGTGCATTATTTGTGGTGTAGTATTTTATGAACGATAtgaaaatgtgaagtaaagaagTTTGGTCAAATTGGatttataaaatagaaattaaccattaaaattttgtttactaataagatattagtagtatgaaaattaggttctaagttaaaataatgatccacaaaaaattaggttctaagttaaaataatgatcccaaaaaaaaattaggttctaagttaaaataatgatccacaaaaaaatttttttactaataaaatattagtagtatgaaaatgaggttcttaattaaaataatttcacgtGTGAACATTTCAGAAAGACATGAAAATCTATTTTGTTCATTCATAAAAGAAATCTTCTACCAGGGGGAAAAGATTTTATTCAATTGTGCACTCCTTTCTCAGACTGTTTTCAACAGAGAAGATACTCGTGCGTCCGCACggtgaatttattttaattttgacgtaataattattttatatatatatatatatatgataaattcatttttattgcaAAAGTACAATGAAAAAATATGATTCGAATTCTGTTGCATCACAAAAGGAGGTATATTTAAAGTGTCAATTATATGATCCGAATtcaaaaactgcatgattttataatttacctaagttatatgatttttaggtacCTGCTCTAGAGTCACAACAAATGACCCAGAAAATTAGTAGCGTACCCAACAAGAAAAGGGATCTTCCAAGAACCGTGGAAAGAAAACCTTTTGTACCTCGATTCCGGATGTGTCTTGAAACACTTGTGGGAACTTCATATTTGATGAATGGTGCTACTCGTCAGATGGATATGGAGGAGGGAATATTTGGTTTTTCTTGCTCCGAAACAATTGCCAAAGAGGAAATGGAACAGATTTTTCAGCATACAGAATTAGGCATCAGTGTTGtacactcatacatccggtaatgcGATCAatctattatttaattagtcgaacaatttatttacacatttcaatgaaaatagtctaatgtttattatgttttttatttaaggTTCTTGTATGAAAAATAGATTCGCGGGAATCAATTGTCATACAGATTCCATTTTGTGTCTGCCTCCAGTGTAAACGAAGCGTCAATTGTTCAGGATCCAGATTCACTGAGATATCACTTAGTTGAGAGATTTATGGCCATCAATACAAAAAGCTTGTATCTTTTACCGTATAATATTATTCCTGTGGGGTTAGTACTTCATTCTAAATTCATTCTAATCTTTGTATCTTTAGTGTTGAAAATTTCCATCTAAACTTTTGTTATAATTTATAGACGTCACTGGCTGTTGGTTGTTATTGATCGTTTCAAAGAAGTGGTGTATTATcagaattcggtagatggtgagtggaaaAATTATCCAGATATGAAGTTAATGATTGATACATAAGTGAAATTGTTTTAAATATTTGTGtgtatttgtatatttaattattcctgtgagattgttctaaatatatatttttattttgttagatcaatacaaatATTCCGCTCTCAAAGAAAAGCTCGAGTATCACGGTCTAGATCAAGCAACATTACATGGATCAAAGtggaggtacattaattttcacaattttgcttataatagtgatgctacttgataaaacaagacaactatatattcttatttgtttttctatgtagtgtgctCAACAGCGTAACAATatagattgcggatactttgttttgaggtttatgaaagaaatccttcatttGAAtctaatagagattctaatcacggtatgaatttataacttaggatttattttaatatttatcagatatttcatataatttattacttttaactaaatcatgcatattatgttttgttatgtagtactttgatgaataCAAGTGTGCTCTTTTCACGAAAAATCAATTGGAAGAAATCAAGGAGGAATTGTGTGAATACTTTATTGTGAAAAGAATCATATAAGGTATTGGAAGTTGAAAAGTGTTATAAAAAATTAGGTTTAATTGTGTTGGagcaaagttagtttaattgaccgTTTTGTTCTGTTCATACCTTGCAAAACCAGGACTGTCCGCTCGTTAGATTTTGGCAATTTCGGGTTGATTTTGTTAGGGctgatttagttattgttaggCCGGATGACTTTGTTATTGTTAGGGCTGATTTTGGTTCTATTGCAAACATGTGAATTGAATTATATTGGTGtatatattttggattataatggtattataatggtatataatgcCTTTTTTGTATATAACgacttctttgttgaaataaaggTCCGTTGAAATGAAAGGCTTGAATTACAGATTTATGGGATTATTCCCAAAAATATGctttcaaaaaaagaaagaataggaAGCGCTTTTACACAAAAAACGCTTAAAATGTCTTTTTTTACGTGAAGCAAAGAAAGCACTTTATAGGAAAAGTTTTGCCTATAGTACACAATAGAAAGCGTTTTTCCCtagaaaagcgctgcctaaagatgtcttaaaaatacattagacagcgctttaaaaAGCGCTGTCAAAAGGGAGTTAATAAAAAGCATTTTTTTCCTAAAAAAACGCTGCCTAAGGATGCCAACAGAAGGCATAAAAGTTTAGACAAAGCGTTGCTAAAGGCCTAATTTAGAAAGCCCTTTCTCAGAAAAAAGCGCTGCTACAACCctactttagaaagcgcttttcaaagaaaagcgctttctaaagtagGCATTTAGCAGCGCTTTGCGTAAAAAAAGTGTTGTCTATACCTAAAACAGCGCCACCATAGGCAGaaaaaaagcgctgttaaaggccaaaaaaagcgctttttttgctcttttttggCGTAGTGAACCCAAATACAAACGAAAGAACATGTTGAATAACGATTACAAACATTTGATACATTCAAGAGAATTTTGAAACCACTCATCACCACAATAAATAATACTTTTAACCTCGGACGCGAAATGCGTTTTACCTCAGCTAAAACATCGAGGTAACGAAGGATGTCATGAAAAGTTTCCACTTAACACCTCGGTGATTAGAAAACCGATGAGTATAGTTATATGCACATGGATTCGAACCCAGCAGATGCACTTttaatatttacaaaatttaTGTATCTTTTATATCGGTTTAATAAAAAATCGACAAGTAtggttattaatattattttagttttttataatttgttaCATTGTTTATCCAGAGTATTACATTGTCTACCCaaaatattatattgtttacaTAGAGTATTAAAATCTAAATAAAGGTAAAATTCCATAAAGttcaagataaaaatcaaattctcTAGGGAAGAGATAGAAATTAAATACCCTCGAGATTTAGACTTTAGATCTTCTAACTA is part of the Vicia villosa cultivar HV-30 ecotype Madison, WI linkage group LG2, Vvil1.0, whole genome shotgun sequence genome and encodes:
- the LOC131649473 gene encoding uncharacterized protein LOC131649473 — its product is MKKYDSNSVASQKEVPALESQQMTQKISSVPNKKRDLPRTVERKPFVPRFRMCLETLVGTSYLMNGATRQMDMEEGIFGFSCSETIAKEEMEQIFQHTELGISVVHSYIRVNEASIVQDPDSLRYHLVERFMAINTKSLYLLPYNIIPVGRHWLLVVIDRFKEVVYYQNSVDGEWKNYPDMKSIQIFRSQRKARVSRSRSSNITWIKVECAQQRNNIDCGYFVLRFMKEILHLNLIEILITYFDEYKCALFTKNQLEEIKEELCEYFIDCPLVRFWQFRVDFVRADLVIVRPDDFVIVRADFGSIANM